The region gaaaggggaactgcaggacaatagtcggatatggtgGAAAGCGTTTTTTCCTATCTCTGACTGTTTTTAGTCGACTGTTCGTAAGttaaggactacctgtataccATAAAGTTTGGAGTAAAGCACAGCTAGATTAATCTAAAGAATTTATCTTGGACTtgggaaaaacattttatagacCAAGTAATTAATTTGATAATTTGATCTTGAAATAATTTCGAAAGTAATTATCAAACTGTCCAATAACAACAAATCTTATCCCATTACCTAATAGCTTTTAGGATATGATTCCATCTATAGTGGGCCAAAGAAGTACATTATGAAGTACATTATATTGATAAAAACACcactctttttaaaataaaaaataattatattaaataaagtCAGACTTATCCAGATTAATCCAGCCCTGACTGGGATAGAGGCTCCATTGACAGCGTACTCTGTGAAAAGAATTTGTTGGAACTTCTGAGTTACAGGAAATCATGAAAACTAGTTTAAACAGTAATGAATGAATTAGCAGTCACTTTGGGTTGGTCAAGAACTCTgagcatttaaaaataattatctttttttgtttgttgcacTGTTCATTCATTATTCCTCTTTCATGGGTCACCTAAAACAAATACTGTCTTACTGGATGTGAGTAAAACGTGCTTGATGCTTGTTGCATACATACACTTGAAGTAATCAATTTATTGCCATGGAgcaaactggaaaaaaattgATATTGCATGTCACTGTTGTGTAATGGATTGCCTCAGTATTATATGAACTATATTACTTGGTGTTTATCAGGTTCGGTACAACAGTTCACCACCAGCAAGAAAATagattttactctttttttgaTTTTGGTTTAACGCTTCTGTGAAACTCTGaagataattatttttcttcatctctgttgGTGCTAAGCACTCATAATGCACCTCTTTGAGATCAGCTCTCAGTCATAAAGTGTGAGTGGTACTGTGATGTCTGTATAAAGCTAATAGAAAAGCCTTCATGTAGGGTGTGGTCTGTTGTGCTCGTAAACAGCATAATCCCAGATATGATGTTGCACAATTGTCCGTCAGCTGTTCATACCATTTTTGTATGACCCAGTGTTTGTGAACCAGCGGTAGTacaactgtgtgtatgtgtttaaatttaaaacctGTTAAGAAGACACAATCAAACTTTACTTCTTAATGATCTTATGGCAAATTATTCCTTGGTAAATATAGATGGATGCACATAAATGACAAAGTCGTAGGCATGCCCCTTGTCATCTATGTTTTCTTAACTGTTGCACTCTGAATTTAATGAGTGTTCTTTTAAGtccatgaaatataaatgaatttaaCATTGTGAACTCTTCACATATTCCAGTCATATTTGTAGCAAGGAATgcagaatatatatatagatttaTATGGTTTATTGGTGCGCAAATAGACTACACCACTGTGTTGTGGGAACTAGATTCAAAGCATAGCATTTGCACACCGGTATCTCGAGTGAGTGGAGATACTACGAGGGGCATGATGTACAGGACATCCACCCTGTTACTGAAGCTGGTGGACATGTGGTGGTGCTAATTATGGACAAACTGCTAATGAGATTGATATGTCATGACAATAATGAAGCACTAATATCAGTTTGTCTCTTTGACCTCTTCTATGTTTTGTTCTGTAGAATCGGTGTgcacaatttgttttttttattgttattctcCTTTTTGAAACTTTACTGTTTTATCGTTGtgtaaacaaaatgaaatagagatacacataaacacataaacacataaaaagactattattttattttcataaaattttTGTCTTGATTTACTTTTTCCTGTCTAAATAAGAATCTGTGTAAAAGCTATTTTGGTAAGATATCTAATTACTCTTtcaatttataaatgtttatgtgAGGGAAAAATGacattcaagttttattttgcatattGTTTTGCAAATTATTCAGCATGTGCTCCATGAAATGTCCAACAAGGATCCAGAGATTTAAACTTTGTGATGAAAGGTTTATAGTGCACCCAAACTGTTACGTGGTGAAGTATTGACAGCCTTAGTCCTCTCTTTGACTTTATACAAGACCAATTTTCCTTTCAGAGGGACAGTTTGTCTTCTTAATTTGTCAATTTACTTGGGTTTGTCATTAAAGGGTAGGAGGACCGATGGACATCAGGGATGTGTGTGTCAACGATGATTATTTTGTGTGTCAGTTCTGTGCTCTTATGAAATGAGGATGGTTTTAATGCTAGGTTTAATTCCTAAACGGagaatgtatttttttacacGGCTTCCTCATGGGGATTAAGATCAGATTATTCTGTAGCACTGGACTTAGTGTAACACTTATTTGAGGTGACGGGGGTTATTATGAGCGTGAAAGACAGGATTGTGCACGGACAACTTTCAAGTATGGAATTTGTCTTTGACCAATAATTAcaatcaattttaaaatatttaaccaCCATACCAGGAATAGCAGTATTGTTTTGTATAACATTGTTATTGCTCTCATGAATATTGTTGGGataattgattaaaaattgTCCGCACTGAATGCTCAAAAATTCTTACATCGACAATAGTTTAACAAAATTGGTTTGATcgatttatattttgtttaaaaaaaaaaggttgtcaCATAATACCTGTTTGGTTTTGGGTTCAACGTTTGATGAGGTCAAGTGAAAGAAGTGTCTGTGTAGGTGAAATATAATAAAGATAGATGGGTTTGGCATTACATTGGCTGGATGTGGTTATGATTgatgtaaggaggaggaggttgatATTTACATTCATAGTGATTGGCTGTCATTCAATAGTTTAGTTATATGGAATTTTACTTTGGCTGTACTGACACCACAACATTTTGGGAGATGGATTTGTTTTCCATCTCAACTAATGTTAGACGGGATGTTCATTATCCACTGACCTGATGTTTAGAAAAGATAGATTTTTTGATTTGCGTATGATCAAATACCTCTGCTCGTCTCTGCAACACATTCTCCGTCGTGCAACGGTAGCTAAGATCTGCTTTGGATCCTTTTGCCATTAATTTTTCCATTGTGACTATTAGCATTTGTCTTTCTGATATACCATGAAACATTTCACTGccgttgttttcttttctttttcttattgcTGTAAGAAAATACAATTATTGTAAGTGATTATTTACTGTATTGGTTATGTATTTTTGAAATAGCCTGTGTTTTCCTTAGGAATCTTCTTTCAGAAAAATCATTTCAACCATTTTTGTAAGTGTGAAACTTGACTTCAACCCACTTCAGAACATCATTGTTCATGTATGCACTTTCAGATCGCTAAATAAATTTGAGACGATAGTTTAATGGATTGGTCATGAATTGGTGTGAGTATTATTTGATAACCCGGCGATGTCAGTGATCATAACCAGTGTTGTGTCGGTCTAATATTTACACAGACAATATTTATTGGACCAACATAGGGTAAAAAGAGTGACAGTTTGCAATGAAGGGCTAGGGTTTCCTCAACTATAGCCCACTTTCAGATTTTAGCCTCACATTTTATTTAAGGTTACAAACTTCCACAgttaagttttaatttttttcccttcattttgtctttgttgccATTTTTATTCAAAGGATTTTGTGACCATGGTTTTGATCAGCTATATATAATTCTCAATAATAAATCCAAGAAAACATTACATAAAGATCCCAAAAATACAAAGCTaaccataataaataaaactcaccaagataaaaacattttaattcaaacatttaatttttaagtatGTCAAGGGATATTAAAACAGAAatgcaataaataataaaacatttgcacTACGGTTTTTACTACTGATTCTTTTTTGGTTTGGCGTagcttttatttgaatttctgtGAAATGTTTTGATAGTAAAATTTAATTGACACGTTATTGATTCTATAAGAAATATCGGTAGAACTCACGAACGACCACTAGAGGGAGACCGATCACCATAATATAAAATCCACAacataaaatcaacatttttactACTATTGTAACAAAGTTGTTTTTCACTAAAATCAAAAACGCAGGATTTGTGTTCTTCCTGCTTTAATCGACCAGAGTTTTTAATatctttatataatttattatggaAAAAGGGGAGTGTCCGAGGGTCAGTGAAGGCATCAGCAGTCACTCTCACCTCTGGTGTTCAGTCATCTTTTCTAGGACAGCAGACCCTGTGCACTTTGTGGTCAAACATGAAGCTGTCAGGACTGTTTCTTGGGCTTTTCCTCCTCTGTGCTGACAGAAGAAGTTCTGGGATGTTCCATCCTAAACCCTCCTGCCGTTACCCACCATCCCAGTGGTGTCGATCCCTCCGGATAGCAATAGAATGCAAGGTAAGGTCCTGGATTGAAAAAACCCACTGGACTCTATTTAGAGTGTCAGACATTTCTCACTGCTATGTTAATTATTTTGAAGATGGAGACAAATTATGGCATTATTATTGGTCACAAACTTAATGCCCCAAAATTGccatccatttttatttgatgtCAAAAATGAAGAGATTTTCTGAACTGGACTACCTGTCAGATGGATCTGCTTAACTATACCGtatattataataacaataaaaaacagaatatatcAGTCAGAGTTATTTAGATCAAATATATTCAGCCAGACAGACTCCTCTTGTGTGATCATgctgaaatgtttgaaatgttgtactgtatttctttttgtattaaagtagaaaaagttttgtttgGGATAATTTGACTTTGGGTTACTTGACATTTTGCGTCTTGTGAATATGTTAATgacctgtttttctttctctgtctctctgtttggtCCATGGGATTTCTGAAATTTATCCAATGAAAGCATTATCTAAAATACtcaactgtattttcttttcttttgtgcaaAAAGTAAATTCTTCAAACTATTTGGTAAACACTCATGTTTATTCAGTGTTTTATAACATAGAAATCAGAAATGTAGAGTTCAAAGTTTTCCCTGCTTTGAGTTTAAATTAGAGTCATGCCTCAGAAATTGAAAACTAGTGGTTCTTCATGTGACTGGTAGAGCATGTCTGGGTGAAGTACAACAAACAGTTTACAATTGAacacaacattttgttttactttgagCTACAGGCTTTTACTGATATTAATACTGGgaatcaatattttaatttatagttGAAAAAATGTAATCCTTGCATGTACATAAACactttaatgtagccgcaagagggcacaagccagtgctgtgccggtcccaagcccggataaatacagagggttgtaaCAGGAAGAGCACccaatgtaaaacttttgtcaaatcaaacaatcaaatttatgacttccataccagatcggtcgtgGCCTGGGTTAACATTGACCACCATTGGTGCTATATACCTATAGGGTTCCGGTGGAAATTGGgatactgttggttgaagaaggagaggaggagagtgtgttcgtaggaagagagagaagaggaactcCAATAGTATAGGACtaagtagggacattgaatgttgggactatgacaggaaaaggtagatgcagaggaagaaggtagacataccgtgtgtccaggagacaaggtggaaaggtagcaaggctagaagtttaggagcagggttcaagttgttctaccatggtgtagataggaagagaaatggagtaggcgTTATCTTGAAGGAGACGTTGgttaagaatgtcctggaggtaaaaacttTGAGAGCACTGACATACTCAATGAAAACACCACAGAACCAAAACTTGTAtcttttgaacatgttttgctttttgtgtAGGTTCAGAAACAGTGTATGGAGCTGACTGTTGTCAGATCAGTGCGGTCTGTTCCTCCAGTGTCCGTCACTCTCTACTATGACAGTCTGTGCCCAGCCAGCAGAGTCTTCATCAGCCAGCAGCTCTTCCCTACCTGGGTAATGCTGCAGGACATCATGACTGTCACTCTAGTTCCCTATGGGAATACAAAGGTACACCGATCCCCTCTGGGAGTGGAGAGAAGATGTTTGTGTTGATCCTATGAAATATTCTATGAAATGTCAGATGGGAATATTGCTGCCTGTAAATCATATTAATTATCTATCTTGCAGGACCTCCCAACTACAAACTCACCTTTTGTCTGTCAGCACGGAGAGCCTGAATGCACCACAAATATGATTGAGGTTAGCATATCTCATGACCTGCATGGTAGCAGGTAAAACAAATGCCTTTGcattgattgactgactgactgactgactgattgattgattgatt is a window of Antennarius striatus isolate MH-2024 chromosome 7, ASM4005453v1, whole genome shotgun sequence DNA encoding:
- the LOC137599122 gene encoding gamma-interferon-inducible lysosomal thiol reductase-like → MKLSGLFLGLFLLCADRRSSGMFHPKPSCRYPPSQWCRSLRIAIECKVQKQCMELTVVRSVRSVPPVSVTLYYDSLCPASRVFISQQLFPTWVMLQDIMTVTLVPYGNTKDLPTTNSPFVCQHGEPECTTNMIEACIIHLTGHVAFQIIHCMESAADVLHAAQPCVQLYAPAVSWSSVDSCLKGDLGHQLMRANAALTRALTPTHTHVPWVTFSGEYTEENEDRAMSSLFQLVCQLYQGVKPPVCTAATVKLNRGFC